The Agrococcus sp. ProA11 genomic sequence GCTCTCGACCGTGACCGCGTCGGCCGGCATGCGCGCATCCGGCAAGTCATCGCGCCAGCAGCGCGCCACGATCGATCAGGCGGCGGCAGTCGTCATCCTGCAGCACGCGCTCGACAGCGAGCGAGCATCCGGACGCACGCCGGGTGCGCTGCTCACCGACAGCGGGCAGGCCCCGCAGCGAGAAGAGGACTGACATGGCCGGACGTCGAGCACGCGCGCGCGAGGCGCGCAAGCAGCAGATTCGCAGGCGGATCATCGGCGGCGTGATCGCGCTGGCCGTGCTGGGTGGTCTCGTCTGGGCGGTGTCCTGGGGCGCCTCCCAGCTCGCTGAGCGCTTCGCGGCCGCGGAGGACTACCCGGGCCCCGGCACGGGCGAGACCGTCATCCAGATCCAGTCGGGCGAGAACGGCTACGACGTGGCGGCCACGCTGCTGGAGGAGGACGTGATCGCGAGCACCGAGGCGTTCACCGACATCCTGGTCGCGGATCCGTCGATCCAGCTGCACCCCGGCGCCTACCGCCTGCAGCAGCAGATGTCGGCGCAGGGCGCGCTCGATGCGATCCTCGACCCGGCCAACAAGGCCGAGCTGCGCGTCACCGTGCCGGAGGGCTACGTGCTGCGGCAGGTGTTCGAGCGCCTCGAGCGCGATCTGGGCATCCCGCAGGAGGAGTTCCTGCAGCTCGCCGGCAACTTCTCGCAGTTCGACCTGCCGGAGGATGCGATCTCCCTCGAGGGCTGGCTCTTCCCCGCCACCTACACCTTCGACGACGGGGTGACGGCAGAGGGCGTGCTGGAGGCGATGATCGCTCGCCAGCATCAGGCGCTCGACCAGCACGGTGTCGCCGAGGAGGATGCGCAGCGCGTGATCACCTTCGCGTCGCTCGTGCAGCGCGAGGCGCGCTTCGCCGACGACTTCGGCAAGGTCGCGCGCGTGTTCCAGAACCGTCTCGACATCAACATGCCGATGCAGTCGGATGCCACCGTCGCCTACGGCACCACGAACCTGCATGTGGTGACGACGACCGCCGAGGAGCGCGCCGACGCCACCAACCCGTACAACACGTATCAGCATCCCGGGCTGCCCGTCGGGCCGATCGGTGCGCCGGGGGATCAGGCGATCCAGGCCGTGCTGGAGCCGACCGAGGGGCCGTGGCTGTACTTCGTGACGGTGAACCCGAACACCGGGGAGACGGTCTTCTCGGAGACCTACGCCGAGCATCAGCAGGCCGTGGCGCAGTTCCAGCAGTTCCTGCGCGACAACCCGGGCTGGGGCGGCTGAGTTGTCGCTCGCGGGGGCGGGCGCACGCCGATTGGCCGTGGTGGGCTCGCCCATCGAGCATTCGCTCTCGCCCGCGCTCCACAGCGCCGCCGCGCGCGCGCTCGGGCTCGACTGGCGCTACGAGCGTCGGCCGGTGTCGGCGGGCGAGCTGAGCGACTTCGTCGACGTGCTCGACGGCGCGTGGCTCGGCCTGTCGGTCACCGCGCCGCTGAAGGAGGAGGCGCGCGTGCTCTCGGTGCGCGTCGACGATCGCGCGAGGCTCACGGGCGCGGTGAACACGCTGCTGCTGGGCCGCGAGACGCGCGGCTACAACACCGACGTCGGCGGGATCGTCCGCGCGTTCACGGAGGCCGGGGTCGGTGCGGTCACGAGCGGCGCGATCGTCGGCGCCGGCGCCACTGCGCTGTCGGCGTTGCTCGCGCTCGCCGAGCTGGGCGCCAGGCGCGTCACCGTCGGCCTGCGCACCGCAGCGCGGGGCGCGCGACTGGAGGAGCTGGCCGCCGCGCTCGGCGTCGCGATCACGCTGCAGCCGCTCGAGGCGCCGCTGCCCGCTGCGGACGCGGCGGTGTCGACGCTCCCGGCTTCCGCGCCGAGCCTGCCGAGCTTCGAGGTGCCGCCGATGCGCCTGCTGGACGCGGACTATGCGAGGCCAGAGGGATCTCGCTTCGCGTCCTCGGTGCCGGAGGAGCAGCGCATCGACGGGCGGGAGATGCTGCTGGGCCAGGCCGTGCTGCAGGTGCGGATCTTCGCGCTCGGCGACGTCGAGGTGCCGCTCCCGGACGAGCCACGGGTGGTGGCGGCCATGCGCGCGGCGATGCACGACGCGGGGCGCGTCCGGGCGGCATCCGCGCATCTGGAAGAATCGTAGGCATGCTGCGCTGGTTGACTGCCGGGGAATCCCATGGCCCCGAACTGATCGCGATCCTCGAGGGGCTCCCCGCGGGAGTGCCGATCACGGCCGAGCAGATCCAGGCCGACCTGCAGCGGCGCAAGCTCGGCGCCGGCCGCGGCGCCCGGATGAAGTTCGAGCAGGACGCGCTCTCGATCTCCGGTGGCGTGCGCCACGGCTTGACGCAGGGCGGGCCGATCGCGCTGCGGGTGGGCAACACCGAGTGGCCCAAGTGGATGGACGTGATGTCCGCCGCACCCCTCGAGAGCGAGCCGACCGGCGCCCGCGCCGCCAAGCTGACCAGGCCGCGACCGGGCCATGCCGATCTGGTCGGCATGCAGAAGCACGGCTTCGACGAGGCCCGGCCGGTGCTGGAGCGCGCCAGCGCTCGTGAGACCGCCGCGCGCGTCGCGCTCGGAGCTGTCGCTCGCGCCTTCCTCGCCGAGCTGGGCGTGCGGCTGGTGAGCCACACGCTCTCGATCGGGCCGGTGCGCGTGCCGGAGGACGCCGAGCTTCCCGTGCCCGACGACGTCGACCGACTGGATGCCGACGAGCTGCGCTGCAACCACCCGGAGACGAGCGTCGCGATGCTCGCCGAGGTCGAGGATGCTCGCCGCGCTGGCGACACGCTCGGCGGCATCGTCGAGGTGCTCGCCTACGGCCTGCCGCCGGGCATCGGCTCCTACGTGCACTGGGATCGCAGGCTCGACGGGCGCCTCGCGCAGGCGCTCATGGGCATCCAGGCCATCAAGGGCGTCGAGGTCGGCGACGGCTTCGAGACCACTCGCCGCCGCGGCAGCGCCGCGCACGACGAGCTGCTCGTCTCAGACGCGGGCGTCCACCGGCCGACCGGCAGGGCGGGCGGCATCGAGGGCGGCATGTCGACCGGCGACGCGCTGCGCGTGCGCGCTGGCATGAAGCCGATCGCGACGGTGCCGCGCGCGCTGCGCACCATCGACACCGCCACCGGCGAGGCCGCGCAGGCGCACCACCAGCGCAGCGACGTGTGCGCGGTGCCGGCTGCCGGCGTGGTCGCCGAGGCGATGGTCGCGCTCGTGCTCGCCGACGCGATGGTCGAGAAGTTCGGCGGCGACTCGGTCGCCGAGACCCGCAGGAACGTCGACGCCTACCTCGCCGCCATCCCGGAGCAGCTGCGCACGGTGCCGGAGGCGCACTGATGCGCACTGCGCCGGCATGACCGCTGACGGCCCGCGCCCCGGCGACGAGGCGAGCGCGACACCTCCGATCGTGCTGATCGGGCCGATGGCCGCGGGCAAGACCTCGATCGGGCGCAAGCTCGCCTCCCGCATCGGCCGCACCTTCGCCGACACCGACCGCCTGATCGCGCTCGAGCACGGGCCGATCCCCGCGATCTTCGCCGAGCACGGCGAGGCGACGTTCCGGCGGTGGGAGGCCGAGACGGTGCGGCGGGCGCTCACGCCCGGCACGGTCGTCGCCCTGGGCGGCGGCGCCGTGCTCGACCGGGACACTCGCGCGCTGCTGCGTGCCCAGACCACCGTGGTGCTCGTCACCGTCGACGAAGCGGCCGCGGAGCGCCGGATCGGCGGCGGCGGACGACCGCTCGTCGCCGACGGCATCGACGCCTGGCGCCGCATCGCGGCCCAGCGCGAACCCATCTACCGCGAGCTCGCCGACACCACCGTCGACACCTCCCGCACCCCGTTGGCCAAGCTGGTCGACCAGCTGGAGGCCTGGCTGGGGGAGCGCGGACTGTGAGCCGCTCGACCACCGGATCCGCCGCACACCGCCCGATCCGCCACCGCACGCCGCACGCACAGGGAGCACGCGCATGACCACGATCCACGTTCCGACCACCGACCCCTACGACGTCCACATCGGCCGCGGCATCCTGGTCGAGCGACTGCAGCAGCAGCTCGAAGGTGTGGAGCGTCTGCTGGTCGTGCACCAGCCGTCGATGTCGCGCATCGCCGACCACCTGAAGGCGTCACTCGGCATCGAGGTGCTGCTCGCCGAGGTGCCGGATGCCGAGGAGGCGAAGCGCATCGAGGTCGCGCAGTTCCTGTGGCAGATCATGGGTCAGGCCGATTTCACCAGGACGGATGCGGTGCTAGGCCTCGGCGGCGGTGCCGTCACCGATCTGGCCGGCTTCGTCGCCGCGACGTGGCTGCGCGGCGTGCGGGTCGTGCAAGTGCCGACGAGCGTGCTCGGCATGGTCGACGCGGCCGTGGGCGGGAAGACCGGCATCAACACCGAGCAGGGAAAGAACCTCGTCGGCGCGTTCCACCACCCGGCGGCGGTGATCGCCGACCTCGAGCTCGTCGACTCGCTGCCGCGCAACGAGCTGCTGACCGGCTTCGCCGAGATCGTCAAAGCCGGCTTCATCGCCGACCCGCGCATCCTCGACCTGCTGGAGCACGACCTCGACGCATCCACCGACCCGACGCAGCCGCAGTTCGCCGAGATCGTGGCGCGCTCGATCGAGGTGAAGGCGCGGGTGGTCGCGAACGACTTCCGCGAGGCGGGTGAGCGCGAGTTCCTCAACTACGGGCACACGCTCGGCCACGCCATCGAGCACAACGAGCGCTACCGCTGGCGCCACGGCGCCGCGGTGTCGATCGGCATGGTGTTCGCGGCAGAGCTCTCGCGCCTCGCCGGCCGGCTGCCGGAGCGCGTCGTGGATCGTCACCGCGAGATCCTCGGCTCGCTGGAGCTGCCGATGACCTATCCCGTGGGTCGCTGGCAGACGCTGCTGGCCTCGATGCGCAAGGACAAGAAGACGCGCGGGTCGATGCTGCGCTTCGTCGTGCTCGACGATGTGGCGAAGCCGCGGATCCTCGAGGGGCCCGACGAGGGGCTGCTGTTCATGGCGTACCAGTCGCTCGCCGACTGACCGCCTGCGGTGTCGCTGACCGGTCTCGTGACGGCGGCGGGCTGCGCCCGCCGCCTCCTCGACCTGCGGGGTCGGTCGGGGAGCGGGCCGCAGAGCCGCGCGTCTGCCTGTAGTCGGTCGGGGAGCGTGCGGCGAAGCCGCGCGCGTCACGAGACCGTGACGCGACCCTGGCGCCCAGCGCGCGCATCTGAGACGCTTCAGGCGAGCGCCCGCGCTCGACGGGCGGTGACGAGGGAGCGCGTCATGGCGCACGGCGACATCACCCATCTGGAGATCCCGGTCAGCGATCTCGACAAGGCGACAGCCTTCTACCGCGACGTGTTCGGCTGGCAGATCGCCGAGATGGAGCAGTTCCCCGGCTATCCCATGTGGCAGGCGCCGAACGGCGTCTCCGGCGGCGCGCTCACGCAGCGCGAGGACGGCTTCACGCAGCCCAGGAACATGGTCGAGGTCGACTCGATCGACGAGGCGCTGGAGAAGGCGACCGCCCAGGGCGCGACGGTCGTCGTCGCGAAGTCCGAGATCACGCCGACGAGCTGGTGGGCGCTCTTCGCCGATCCGGACGGCAACCACATCGGCGTCTTCGAAGGCGACATGTAGCGCGGTTGCGGGTCTCGTGACGGCCACGGGCTGCGCCCGCGGCCTCCTCGACCTGCGGTGGGGCGTCGCTCTCGTCCGCGCGCGTCTGCCTCTCGTCGGTCGAGGAGCGGGCGGCGCAGCCGCGCGCGTCACGAGACCAGGCGCATGCGGCAGACTGACCGCATGCGCATCCTCGTCCTGAACGGCCCGAACCTCGGCAGGCTCGGCACGCGCGAGCCAGAGGTCTACGGCACGGCGACGATCGCCGACATCGCGCCGCTGGTCGCCGCGGCCGGCACGGACGCCGCCCCGGTCGAGCCGGATGTGCGGCAGACCGACGACGAGGCCGAGCTGGTCGGCTGGCTGCACGAAGCCGTCGACACGCGCACTCCCGTGATCCTCAACCCGGCAGCGTTCACGCACTACTCCTACGCGCTCCGCGACGCATGCGCGCAGCTGCAGGGCGTCGCGCCGCTGATCGAGGTGCACATCTCGAACCCGCACGCGCGCGACACGTTCCGCCACACGTCGGTCGTCTCTGCGGTCGCGACCGGGGTGATCGCGGGCCTCGGCATCGATGGCTACCGCCTGGCCGCGCTGGCGATCGTCGGGCGCTGAGCGCTGAGCCGCTGACGCTGCACTGCGGCGTAGCGCCTCAGTCGCGGACGGCCGCCACCGTGAGGGAGGCGGGCACCAGCAGCCGCTCACCGTCCGGGAGGGCGTAGCCGCCGTCGACGGCGACCATGCGCGGGTGCGCGTCCCACTCGAGCACCGTGCCCTCGTCGAGCGCGACGATCCGCAGCCCCGCATCGAGCAGTGCCGTCACGATCTCGGCGACCGAG encodes the following:
- the mltG gene encoding endolytic transglycosylase MltG encodes the protein MAGRRARAREARKQQIRRRIIGGVIALAVLGGLVWAVSWGASQLAERFAAAEDYPGPGTGETVIQIQSGENGYDVAATLLEEDVIASTEAFTDILVADPSIQLHPGAYRLQQQMSAQGALDAILDPANKAELRVTVPEGYVLRQVFERLERDLGIPQEEFLQLAGNFSQFDLPEDAISLEGWLFPATYTFDDGVTAEGVLEAMIARQHQALDQHGVAEEDAQRVITFASLVQREARFADDFGKVARVFQNRLDINMPMQSDATVAYGTTNLHVVTTTAEERADATNPYNTYQHPGLPVGPIGAPGDQAIQAVLEPTEGPWLYFVTVNPNTGETVFSETYAEHQQAVAQFQQFLRDNPGWGG
- a CDS encoding shikimate kinase translates to MTADGPRPGDEASATPPIVLIGPMAAGKTSIGRKLASRIGRTFADTDRLIALEHGPIPAIFAEHGEATFRRWEAETVRRALTPGTVVALGGGAVLDRDTRALLRAQTTVVLVTVDEAAAERRIGGGGRPLVADGIDAWRRIAAQREPIYRELADTTVDTSRTPLAKLVDQLEAWLGERGL
- the aroC gene encoding chorismate synthase; its protein translation is MLRWLTAGESHGPELIAILEGLPAGVPITAEQIQADLQRRKLGAGRGARMKFEQDALSISGGVRHGLTQGGPIALRVGNTEWPKWMDVMSAAPLESEPTGARAAKLTRPRPGHADLVGMQKHGFDEARPVLERASARETAARVALGAVARAFLAELGVRLVSHTLSIGPVRVPEDAELPVPDDVDRLDADELRCNHPETSVAMLAEVEDARRAGDTLGGIVEVLAYGLPPGIGSYVHWDRRLDGRLAQALMGIQAIKGVEVGDGFETTRRRGSAAHDELLVSDAGVHRPTGRAGGIEGGMSTGDALRVRAGMKPIATVPRALRTIDTATGEAAQAHHQRSDVCAVPAAGVVAEAMVALVLADAMVEKFGGDSVAETRRNVDAYLAAIPEQLRTVPEAH
- the aroB gene encoding 3-dehydroquinate synthase; the protein is MTTIHVPTTDPYDVHIGRGILVERLQQQLEGVERLLVVHQPSMSRIADHLKASLGIEVLLAEVPDAEEAKRIEVAQFLWQIMGQADFTRTDAVLGLGGGAVTDLAGFVAATWLRGVRVVQVPTSVLGMVDAAVGGKTGINTEQGKNLVGAFHHPAAVIADLELVDSLPRNELLTGFAEIVKAGFIADPRILDLLEHDLDASTDPTQPQFAEIVARSIEVKARVVANDFREAGEREFLNYGHTLGHAIEHNERYRWRHGAAVSIGMVFAAELSRLAGRLPERVVDRHREILGSLELPMTYPVGRWQTLLASMRKDKKTRGSMLRFVVLDDVAKPRILEGPDEGLLFMAYQSLAD
- a CDS encoding shikimate dehydrogenase, with product MVGSPIEHSLSPALHSAAARALGLDWRYERRPVSAGELSDFVDVLDGAWLGLSVTAPLKEEARVLSVRVDDRARLTGAVNTLLLGRETRGYNTDVGGIVRAFTEAGVGAVTSGAIVGAGATALSALLALAELGARRVTVGLRTAARGARLEELAAALGVAITLQPLEAPLPAADAAVSTLPASAPSLPSFEVPPMRLLDADYARPEGSRFASSVPEEQRIDGREMLLGQAVLQVRIFALGDVEVPLPDEPRVVAAMRAAMHDAGRVRAASAHLEES
- a CDS encoding type II 3-dehydroquinate dehydratase, with translation MRILVLNGPNLGRLGTREPEVYGTATIADIAPLVAAAGTDAAPVEPDVRQTDDEAELVGWLHEAVDTRTPVILNPAAFTHYSYALRDACAQLQGVAPLIEVHISNPHARDTFRHTSVVSAVATGVIAGLGIDGYRLAALAIVGR
- a CDS encoding VOC family protein; protein product: MAHGDITHLEIPVSDLDKATAFYRDVFGWQIAEMEQFPGYPMWQAPNGVSGGALTQREDGFTQPRNMVEVDSIDEALEKATAQGATVVVAKSEITPTSWWALFADPDGNHIGVFEGDM